One Dermacentor andersoni chromosome 6, qqDerAnde1_hic_scaffold, whole genome shotgun sequence genomic window carries:
- the LOC126522699 gene encoding proteasomal ATPase-associated factor 1-like, with amino-acid sequence MQVTLVEKPVLSVQCNWNEALRERNGDAWVTCKSRGQPGIHGKLKRTGSTPDGIPIVSTTDKFRVTGITKDTIHVSHTDPNCQTCFIAPTTAFANVHRNSVACLDVTKGHLGVSVSGTSEMRVWDSRTGEVRRELEGHVWDVYTCRFFPSGVVVLSGGADMQLKIWSAETGKCPVTLKGHSAAIHDTCIVEQGRNVISVSKDGTARLWDCGQSACLGILTDTLHDCINCCALGPAAINLGTREEPASEREVATDGKLLVLGTEAGKLRGVGVRSRKTVFELDHPAAINSCCFLGQNRFLFGTQDGNVSLIDVRQTRGPSITWENSSSPVLCLLPYKQGYMVGRADGSCNFEALEGAESFSLTGPDCEPVYHVAYDGESFYTACRDGLIRKYRVPKS; translated from the exons ATGCAAGTGACCCTCGTTGAAAAGCCGGTTCTGAGCGTTCAATGCAACTGGAATGAAGCATTAAG GGAGAGAAATGGAGACGCCTGGGTGACTTGCAAATCTCGCG GCCAGCCTGGAATTCATGGCAAGCTGAAACGAACTGGTTCCACGCCTGACGGAATTCCCATCGTGTCGACCACCGACAAGTTTAGAGTGACCGGAATAACGAAG gACACTATTCATGTCTCACACACTGACCCAAACTGCCAGACGTGTTTCATTGCCCCAACAACAGCATTTGCCAACGTTCACCGCAACAGT GTGGCATGCCTTGACGTTACCAAGGGTCACTTGGGTGTTTCGGTCAGTGGAACCAGTGAAATGCGTGTCTGGGATTCACGGACTGGAGAAGTCAGG AGAGAACTGGAGGGACATGTCTGGGATGTGTACACCTGTCGTTTCTTCCCCTCGGGCGTGGTAGTCCTCTCGGGAGGAGCCGACATGCAGCTCAAGATTTGGTCTGCCGAAACAGGAAAGTGCCCTGTCACATTGAAAGGCCATTCTGCAG CCATTCACGACACTTGCATTGTGGAACAAGGGCGTAATGTCATCTCAGTCAGCAAGGATGGCACTGCCAGGCTCTGGGATTGTGGCCAGTCTGCCTGCTTGGGCATCCTGACCGACACCCTGCATGACTGCATTAACTGCTGCGCTCTTGGACCTGCGGCCATCAACTTGGGCACTAGGGAAGAACCAGCCA GTGAGAGGGAGGTGGCGACAGATGGAAAACTCCTAGTTTTGGGGACAGAAGCAGGAAAGCTGAGAGGTGTCGGCGTGCGCTCCAGGAAGACG GTGTTTGAGCTTGATCATCCTGCAGCAATTAACTCCTGCTGCTTCCTTGGACAAAATCGCTTTCTTTTCGGGACACAGGATGGAAATGTTTCCTTGATTGATGTAAGGCAGACAAG AGGGCCTTCCATCACTTGGGAAAATTCATCATCTCCTGTGTTGTGCCTGTTGCCGTACAAGCAAGGTTACATGGTTGGAAGAG CTGACGGCTCTTGCAACTTTGAAGCCCTGGAGGGCGCAGAGTCATTCAGTCTTACTGGGCCTGACTGTGAACCTGTTTACCATGTGGCATATGATGGAGAATCATTCTACACTGCCTGCAGAGATGGCCTGATCAGAAAGTACAGGGTGCCCAAGTCATAG
- the LOC126522701 gene encoding peroxiredoxin-4-like: MAPGSSWRWLLVTLSLAIGPQLTVCVEEACHSYGGGQVYPQENTKSSAHNLHWSKTQISKPAPYFTGTAVVNGEFKELKLSDYKGKYLVFFFYPLDFTFVCPTEIIAFSDRIQEFKALNTEVVACSVDSPFTHLAWINTPRKQGGLGPIKIPLLSDLTHQISKDYGVYLEDLGHTLRGLFIIDDKGNLRQITMNDMPVGRSVDETLRLVQAFQYTDKHGEVCPAGWKPGGDTIIPTPADKLKYFSKVVDP; encoded by the exons ATGGCGCCGGGAAGTAGCTGGAGGTGGCTCTTGGTCACTCTCTCATTAGCAATCGGCCCACAGCTGACCGTTTGTGTTGAGGAAGCATGTCATTCGTATGGTGGCGGCCAGGTTTACCCGCAAGAGAACACAAAGTCTTCAGCGCATAACCTCCACTGGAGCAAAACCCAGA TCTCCAAGCCGGCTCCATACTTCACGGGAACCGCCGTCGTTAATGGCGAGTTCAAAGAGCTCAAACTCTCGGACTACAAGGGAAAGTACCTGGTGTTTTTCTTCTATCCGTTGGACTT CACGTTTGTCTGTCCGACGGAGATCATCGCATTTAGCGATCGCATCCAGGAGTTCAAGGCACTGAATACGGAAGTTGTGGCATGTTCCGTCGACTCGCCCTTCACCCACCTTGCATG GATCAACACGCCAAGGAAACAGGGTGGTCTCGGACCTATCAAGATCCCATTGCTCTCCGATCTCACTCACCAGATCTCCAAAGACTATGGCGTCTACCTAGAAGACCTCGGCCACACACTGAG GGGTCTGTTTATCATTGATGACAAAGGCAACCTCCGCCAAATCACCATGAATGACATGCCAGTGGGCCGATCTGTGGATGAGACCTTGCGATTGGTTCAGGCTTTCCAGTACACTGACAAGCATGGAGAAGTCTGTCCTGCAGGATGGAAGCCTGGAGGAGATACG ATTATTCCTACCCCAGCGGACAAACTGAAGTACTTCAGCAAAGTCGTCGATCCATAG
- the LOC126522698 gene encoding CWF19-like protein 1: MASPMKILVCGDVSGEFDKLFDRVSNVNKKNGPFDMLLCVGDFFGPDASRWLQYKLSGRKVPLQTYAVGVTPDSYSESDLADNVVHLGSRGIFTGASGLKIAYFCGNESKDDKPARGEFVKKEALEFLSPIAESTSHKGIDIFIASQWPKNVSKYAHTASAEEENGSDVISLLAYFLRPRYHFTSSGNYYERTPYRNHKILQEQARHVTRFISLASVGNAAKAKWLYAFSIAPMSGMPSAELVKQPIDVTECPYEFSESDLKDASKSQQFFYDLTPAAEKGKKRNRDAGGQQERKKRPPPAPKGPCWFCLASPEVEKHLVISIGESCYLALAKGALTPDHVLILPIGHHQSTVELDEETLEDVVKFKESLKQYFKTRGKRPVFFERNYKSSHLQIQVVPVPEPLMPGLQSVLVDYGMSLGVDLDEIPRNSSLRQIVDPGRPYFYMEFDNTKLLHRIKKNFPLQFGREVLACEEVLNLPDKADWKDCKMSRDEEVSMVAEFRKQFEPFDFTL, translated from the coding sequence ATGGCGTCGCCCATGAAAATACTCGTGTGCGGAGATGTTAGCGGTGAGTTTGACAAACTTTTTGACCGTGTGTCCAACGTCAACAAAAAGAACGGGCCGTTCGACATGCTGCTTTGTGTTGGCGACTTCTTCGGGCCCGACGCTTCGCGATGGCTTCAATACAAGCTGAGCGGGCGCAAAGTCCCGTTGCAGACATACGCCGTTGGCGTCACACCGGACTCGTATTCGGAGTCGGACCTCGCGGACAACGTCGTCCACTTGGGTTCTCGAGGAATTTTCACCGGTGCTTCGGGGCTGAAAATCGCCTATTTCTGCGGAAACGAGAGTAAGGACGACAAACCTGCCAGAGGCGAGTTTGTCAAGAAAGAGGCGCTGGAGTTTTTGTCCCCGATCGCCGAGAGCACAAGCCACAAGGGCATAGATATATTCATCGCATCTCAGTGGCCCAAAAACGTGAGCAAATATGCTCACACCGCGTCCGCTGAAGAAGAAAACGGTTCGGATGTCATCTCTCTACTCGCCTACTTTCTTCGACCTAGATACCACTTTACGTCGTCCGGAAACTACTACGAGAGGACTCCCTACAGAAACCACAAGATACTTCAAGAACAAGCTCGCCACGTTACACGATTCATTTCACTGGCATCCGTCGGCAATGCGGCAAAGGCCAAGTGGCTGTACGCTTTCTCGATCGCGCCCATGTCGGGCATGCCGAGTGCAGAACTCGTGAAGCAGCCGATTGACGTGACCGAATGCCCGTACGAGTTCAGCGAGTCAGACCTCAAGGATGCATCCAAGTCGCAACAGTTCTTCTACGACCTCACGCCGGCTGCGGAAAAGGGTAAAAAGCGAAATCGTGACGCCGGCGGCCAGCAGGAACGCAAGAAGCGCCCTCCGCCAGCCCCTAAGGGGCCCTGCTGGTTCTGTTTGGCGAGTCCTGAGGTGGAGAAGCACCTGGTGATCAGCATCGGTGAAAGCTGTTACCTGGCGCTGGCCAAGGGAGCACTTACTCCGGATCACGTGCTGATTCTCCCGATCGGTCACCATCAGAGTACAGTAGAATTGGACGAAGAGACATTGGAAGACGTTGTAAAGTTCAAGGAAAGCTTGAAGCAGTACTTCAAGACGAGAGGGAAGCGACCTGTCTTTTTTGAAAGGAACTACAAAAGTTCCCACCTGCAGATTCAGGTTGTGCCTGTGCCTGAACCGTTGATGCCTGGTCTCCAATCTGTGCTAGTGGACTACGGCATGTCGCTTGGTGTTGACTTAGATGAAATACCCCGAAACTCAAGCCTGCGCCAGATTGTAGACCCTGGACGACCATACTTCTATATGGAGTTTGATAACACCAAGTTGTTGCACAGGATCAAGAAAAACTTTCCTCTTCAGTTTGGCAGAGAAGTGTTAGCCTGTGAAGAAGTTCTCAACTTGCCAGataaagcagactggaaggactGCAAAATGTCCCGGGACGAGGAAGTGTCAATGGTGGCTGAATTTCGAAAACAGTTTGAGCCCTTTGACTTTACGTTGTGA